In Leptospira perdikensis, a single genomic region encodes these proteins:
- a CDS encoding Spx/MgsR family RNA polymerase-binding regulatory protein: MSHSNPKVYEYSGCSTCRNALKYLKSKKVDFKQIPIRETPPTVTELKKAKQYLGDIKRLFNTSGKDYREGNWKEKLGTLSEEQIYKELSANGNLVKRPFVVGEGWFLVGFKEEEWKGKLG; this comes from the coding sequence ATGAGTCATTCTAATCCCAAAGTTTACGAATATTCTGGATGTAGCACCTGTCGCAATGCCCTCAAATATTTGAAATCCAAAAAAGTAGATTTCAAACAAATTCCAATCCGGGAAACCCCGCCAACGGTGACAGAGTTAAAAAAAGCAAAACAATACTTAGGTGATATCAAAAGACTATTTAATACCTCAGGAAAAGATTATCGAGAAGGAAATTGGAAGGAAAAATTAGGGACCCTATCGGAAGAACAAATTTATAAAGAACTTTCTGCTAACGGAAATTTGGTCAAACGACCTTTTGTTGTAGGAGAAGGTTGGTTTTTAGTCGGGTTTAAGGAAGAAGAGTGGAAGGGGAAATTGGGATAG
- a CDS encoding transglutaminase family protein encodes MADFKVIHKTRYSYDDTVAYCHNMAHMYPLTSPHQDCFRTHVTVNPKPVVSSFRRDYFGNQVFLFSVEDPHRSLEVVVESTVRTHQASGLDLYKSTPWEEIYSLIHESTLDADLLSIEYIQPSSFIAAKDSYSEFARMFFTNGKPVYAAALEMTSYIYQTFQYDPKATSINTPIDQVLNEKKGVCQDFSHLMIAALRSLKIPTRYVSGYLETLPPPGTGKLQGSDATHAWVSVYCPTFGWMDFDPTNGKVITEEYIITAVGRDYADVSPLKGILFGGGKHKLKVEVDVIREQI; translated from the coding sequence ATGGCTGATTTTAAGGTAATTCATAAAACTAGATACAGTTATGATGATACCGTTGCCTATTGTCATAACATGGCCCATATGTATCCTTTGACTTCACCACATCAAGATTGTTTTAGAACTCATGTAACAGTAAATCCGAAACCAGTTGTTTCTTCTTTTAGGCGTGATTATTTTGGAAATCAAGTATTTCTATTTTCAGTTGAGGATCCGCATCGGTCTTTAGAGGTTGTTGTGGAATCAACGGTGCGAACGCACCAAGCTTCGGGTTTAGATTTATATAAATCAACACCTTGGGAGGAAATATATTCACTCATTCATGAATCAACGTTAGATGCTGATTTATTATCAATCGAATATATTCAACCTTCTTCATTCATTGCAGCAAAAGATAGTTATTCAGAATTTGCACGAATGTTTTTTACGAATGGGAAACCTGTTTATGCCGCCGCATTGGAGATGACGAGTTATATTTATCAAACATTCCAATATGATCCCAAAGCCACCAGTATCAATACTCCTATTGATCAAGTTCTAAATGAAAAAAAAGGTGTGTGCCAGGATTTTTCGCATCTAATGATTGCCGCCTTACGTTCATTAAAGATTCCGACTCGTTATGTGAGTGGATACTTAGAAACATTACCTCCTCCTGGAACAGGAAAATTACAAGGAAGCGATGCCACACATGCATGGGTTTCTGTTTATTGTCCTACATTTGGTTGGATGGATTTTGATCCAACAAATGGAAAGGTCATCACTGAAGAGTATATAATCACGGCTGTTGGCCGCGACTATGCTGATGTTTCTCCTTTAAAGGGAATTTTGTTTGGTGGTGGCAAACACAAACTCAAAGTAGAAGTAGATGTAATTCGAGAGCAAATATGA
- a CDS encoding circularly permuted type 2 ATP-grasp protein — MMTQDPYHLIGNYKTIPGVYDELYDGEGQIRNKYKFLVKSFQELGPAELVNRRRDTDRILRENGVTYNLYQSDSPEAKERPWDLDLFPLVMESEEWRVLERGLNQRADLLDALVRDVYSKRRLLYEKKIPPEILFNETSFLRACDGMYDSNHFLTKNPALLFFVCDLIRAADGNFYVLNDRVQAPSGSGYSLENRIVLSRIFPSMYRDAMVHRVAVYFRSLRKSLVQLAGVTGREPVIVLLTPGPSNETYFEHAYLAGYLGYTLVQGEDLTVRKNKVYMKTVEGLQQIDLILRRVDDDFMDPLELRGDSLLGVPGLLESVRSGYVKIANPIGTGFLENRALLPFYSDLCRFYLGEDLILPMAPTYWMGTKEHFQLVLQNPEKYVFKTVSRTDEEKPVTFIELSGDRKDSFLQKLKSSPNRFIAQEMIASATVPVLGENGFRPGRAIMRTFVSSSGSGYQTMAGGLVRVSPSLDDFFITSQRGAWSKDLWVLATETQKEESLLVTKSDQVLISRKSSGVPSRVADNLFWLARYLERSENQTRVIREATYKVLQVEDGYERESLENALKLVTHVTNSYPGFLGDDASELFLNPFSELQRLTSDRGVVGSLAFHLRSLVIASKSVRDRLSDDMKKILLHLEDQSNHQIESYDQIIDFLQKIVVNLSSLTGLSFENMSREAGWYFLNLGRRIERSINMILMLQGMIRWDSFKDKASFETFLRINDIRLTYNRRYSGKIDQESVLDILLFDTSNPRSFAYQLEQINSDIKFLPGKNEKVVYSEDRAALQLYTHFKMKDISIFFESENPLESVSIWLEELHNHLKNLSDALASRYFNYTEEQTRIGDGNG; from the coding sequence ATGATGACTCAAGATCCTTATCATTTAATCGGAAATTACAAAACGATTCCAGGCGTTTATGATGAACTTTATGATGGGGAAGGTCAAATTCGGAACAAATATAAGTTCTTAGTCAAATCTTTCCAAGAACTCGGGCCCGCAGAACTTGTCAATCGTCGGCGTGATACGGATCGAATTCTCAGAGAAAACGGTGTTACTTACAATTTATACCAATCGGACTCACCAGAAGCGAAGGAAAGACCTTGGGATTTGGATTTGTTTCCTTTGGTTATGGAAAGTGAAGAGTGGCGTGTTTTAGAAAGAGGGTTAAATCAACGAGCCGATTTGTTAGATGCTCTTGTCAGAGATGTTTACTCCAAAAGACGACTGTTATACGAAAAAAAAATTCCTCCCGAAATTCTTTTTAATGAAACTTCTTTTTTGCGTGCTTGTGATGGAATGTATGATTCCAATCACTTCCTTACTAAAAACCCAGCTCTTTTATTTTTTGTATGCGATTTGATTCGTGCTGCCGATGGCAATTTTTATGTTTTAAATGATAGAGTTCAAGCTCCCTCAGGTTCCGGTTATTCTTTAGAGAACCGAATTGTATTATCTCGAATTTTTCCAAGTATGTATCGAGATGCGATGGTTCACCGCGTTGCCGTTTATTTTAGGTCACTTCGTAAATCATTAGTTCAACTTGCAGGCGTTACTGGTCGTGAGCCGGTGATTGTTCTTCTGACTCCTGGACCATCTAATGAAACGTATTTTGAACATGCTTATTTGGCTGGTTATTTAGGTTATACTCTTGTCCAAGGGGAAGACCTAACTGTTAGAAAAAACAAAGTCTATATGAAAACCGTGGAAGGTTTGCAACAAATTGATTTGATTCTAAGAAGGGTCGATGATGATTTTATGGATCCATTGGAACTAAGGGGGGATTCCCTTTTAGGAGTTCCTGGACTTTTAGAATCGGTTCGTTCGGGGTATGTAAAAATTGCCAATCCCATAGGAACTGGGTTTTTAGAAAACCGTGCGCTATTGCCGTTTTATTCTGATCTATGCCGTTTTTATTTAGGAGAAGATTTAATTCTTCCTATGGCTCCCACCTATTGGATGGGAACAAAAGAACATTTTCAGTTGGTATTACAAAATCCAGAAAAATATGTTTTTAAAACAGTATCACGCACAGATGAAGAAAAACCTGTTACCTTTATTGAATTGAGTGGAGACAGAAAGGATTCGTTTTTACAAAAATTAAAATCATCACCAAATCGTTTTATTGCTCAGGAGATGATCGCTTCAGCCACGGTTCCAGTGTTAGGTGAAAATGGGTTTCGACCTGGCCGAGCGATTATGAGAACTTTTGTTTCTTCTTCAGGTTCCGGTTATCAGACAATGGCCGGCGGGTTGGTGAGAGTCTCTCCTTCTTTAGATGATTTTTTCATTACGAGCCAAAGAGGTGCTTGGAGTAAAGACCTTTGGGTTCTTGCAACCGAAACACAAAAAGAAGAATCCTTACTTGTTACTAAGTCAGACCAAGTTTTAATTTCCAGAAAAAGTTCAGGTGTTCCGAGTCGTGTCGCGGACAATCTATTTTGGTTAGCTCGGTATTTGGAAAGATCCGAAAATCAAACAAGAGTGATACGTGAGGCAACATATAAGGTTTTGCAAGTTGAAGATGGTTACGAAAGAGAGTCCTTGGAAAATGCATTAAAACTAGTAACGCATGTAACTAATAGTTATCCAGGATTTTTAGGGGATGATGCGAGCGAGTTGTTTTTGAATCCATTTTCTGAATTACAACGATTGACTTCGGATCGTGGAGTTGTCGGAAGTTTGGCCTTTCACTTACGAAGTTTGGTGATTGCATCTAAATCGGTTCGAGACCGGCTTTCCGATGATATGAAAAAAATTCTCCTTCATTTAGAAGATCAATCCAATCATCAAATTGAATCCTATGATCAGATTATTGACTTTTTACAAAAGATCGTTGTGAACCTTTCTTCGCTCACAGGTTTATCTTTTGAAAATATGAGTCGGGAAGCAGGTTGGTATTTCCTTAACTTGGGACGTCGAATTGAAAGATCTATTAATATGATTTTGATGTTACAAGGAATGATTCGTTGGGACAGTTTTAAAGATAAAGCATCTTTTGAAACTTTTTTACGTATTAACGACATTCGTTTAACTTATAATAGACGTTATAGTGGAAAAATTGATCAAGAATCTGTATTAGATATTTTGTTGTTTGATACTTCAAATCCTAGATCATTTGCATATCAGTTAGAACAAATCAATTCAGACATTAAGTTTTTACCTGGAAAAAATGAGAAAGTTGTGTATTCAGAAGACCGAGCTGCGTTACAACTTTATACCCACTTCAAAATGAAAGATATATCCATCTTCTTTGAATCGGAAAATCCGTTAGAATCTGTTTCTATTTGGTTAGAAGAATTACATAACCATTTGAAAAATTTATCCGATGCATTAGCATCAAGATACTTTAACTATACCGAAGAACAAACAAGGATCGGTGATGGTAATGGCTGA
- a CDS encoding DUF2126 domain-containing protein has protein sequence MSIRVALSHITTYQYDKSIKLSPHVIRLRPAPHTKNHIVSYSLNILPEQKFLNWQQDPFGNYLARLVFPEKTNILQVAVDLVTDLKVINPFDFFVEEYAENFPFTYDKVLKKELTPYLKVKKPGKLLTPYLKTIDKTPRRTVEFLVALNAKIYSDVGYVIRMEPGIQTPEFTLSSRMGSCRDSAYLLVQILRNMGLAARFVSGYLIQLKADVKSLDGPSGAESDFTDLHAWAEVYIPGAGWVGLDPTSGLFTGEGHIPLAATPEPESAGPIYGFAEKAKAEFSFHMGVERVLETPRVTLPYQGEDWERIIRLGDSIDKRIRKNDIRLTIGGEPTFVSTENREAPEWNFDALGFEKYSKSEQLIKRLGKHFAPGGLLQYGQGKWYPGEPVPRWAMISYWRKDGEPIWNHPYLLADDRYTGSATTEDARRFISVLGSRLNIPSKSIHTAYEDNLYYLWQEANLPTETELMLDGLNTYDKMERERILRVIDSGIHREVGYTIPLDYDVFKSSWISDEWSFRRGKMFLIPGDSPIGLRLPLHSLGGKSYYPYPEDPSTPKPSLPKAKELGQSPFSSTNVSYSIGGIHTRTALCVEPRNGNIRVFLPPIQSLEGWLRLIYAIEQTALETDIPIVLEGYEAPHDPRLNRFKITPDPGVIEVNFHPSSSFGEIVEKTQVLYEEATQLRLTAEKFLIDGRHSGTGGGNHITLGGASVGDSPFLRKPSLLRSLVAYWQNHPGLSYLFSGMFIGPTSQSPRIDEARNDSLHELKIAFQQIDSNRHTPPWMLDRVLRNILIDITGNTHRTEISIDKLFDPGSPTGRLGLIEMRAFEMPPHYQMSVIQQAFMMAIICRFWEDPYYGSPINWNTELHDRFMLPYFVYRDFKEVIQDLQNSGFGFLSKDFDPFFEFRFPQYGICYLDGMEIELRMALEPWNVLGEENTTQGTSRGVDSATERVQVKIKGFHPERYRLSCNGYEVPLQATSVQNEYVAGVRFKAWTPVFTLHPQIPAQQSLVFDVYDTWNHRALGGCTYHVSHPGGLSYQTIPINGYEAESRRISRFWTHGHKMGKSLPPIRLENKAFPSTLDLRMVTFK, from the coding sequence ATGAGTATACGAGTTGCACTGTCCCATATTACAACCTATCAATATGATAAGTCGATAAAATTATCACCGCATGTGATCCGGCTTAGGCCAGCTCCACATACTAAAAATCATATTGTTTCTTATTCTCTAAATATTTTACCGGAACAAAAATTTCTCAACTGGCAACAAGATCCATTTGGAAATTATTTGGCTCGGTTGGTATTTCCTGAAAAAACCAATATCTTACAAGTAGCCGTTGATTTAGTAACCGATTTAAAGGTAATCAATCCCTTTGATTTTTTTGTAGAAGAGTATGCAGAGAACTTTCCTTTTACATATGATAAGGTATTAAAAAAGGAGTTAACTCCTTATTTAAAAGTAAAAAAACCTGGGAAGTTACTGACTCCATACTTAAAAACAATCGATAAAACGCCGAGAAGAACTGTTGAGTTTTTAGTTGCTTTGAATGCAAAAATTTACTCTGACGTTGGTTATGTGATCCGTATGGAACCGGGAATCCAAACTCCCGAATTCACTCTTTCTTCAAGAATGGGATCTTGTCGTGATTCTGCTTATTTACTGGTTCAAATTCTTAGGAATATGGGTCTTGCTGCAAGATTTGTATCTGGTTATTTGATTCAATTAAAAGCCGATGTAAAGTCTTTGGACGGACCTTCTGGTGCGGAATCTGATTTTACTGACCTACATGCTTGGGCAGAAGTTTATATCCCAGGTGCTGGTTGGGTGGGTCTTGATCCTACCTCTGGTCTTTTTACGGGAGAAGGGCATATTCCTTTAGCGGCCACACCGGAACCGGAATCAGCTGGTCCGATTTATGGTTTTGCAGAAAAAGCCAAAGCAGAGTTTTCCTTTCATATGGGAGTGGAACGGGTTTTAGAAACTCCAAGAGTCACCTTACCTTACCAAGGCGAAGATTGGGAACGAATCATTCGTTTGGGTGACTCCATTGATAAACGGATTCGAAAAAATGATATAAGACTTACGATTGGTGGAGAACCAACTTTTGTCTCCACAGAGAATCGGGAAGCACCGGAATGGAATTTTGATGCTTTAGGTTTTGAAAAATATTCTAAATCAGAACAACTTATCAAACGACTGGGAAAACATTTTGCTCCGGGTGGACTTTTACAATACGGCCAAGGGAAATGGTATCCAGGAGAACCTGTCCCTCGTTGGGCGATGATTTCTTATTGGCGTAAAGATGGTGAACCCATTTGGAACCATCCCTATTTACTTGCAGATGATCGTTATACGGGTTCAGCCACAACAGAAGATGCAAGAAGGTTCATTAGTGTTCTTGGGAGTCGTTTAAACATACCTTCCAAATCAATTCATACTGCTTATGAAGATAATTTGTATTATCTTTGGCAAGAAGCAAATCTACCAACAGAAACCGAATTGATGTTAGATGGATTGAACACTTACGATAAAATGGAACGGGAACGTATTTTGAGAGTGATTGATTCTGGAATCCATCGCGAAGTCGGTTATACAATCCCACTGGATTATGATGTTTTCAAGTCATCATGGATATCCGATGAATGGAGTTTTCGCCGAGGGAAAATGTTTTTAATTCCTGGTGATTCTCCCATTGGGCTCAGGCTTCCCTTACATTCACTTGGTGGAAAATCATATTATCCTTATCCAGAAGATCCGTCGACACCCAAACCCTCCTTACCTAAAGCAAAGGAATTGGGTCAGTCTCCTTTTTCATCAACAAATGTTAGTTATTCTATTGGTGGAATTCATACAAGGACAGCTCTTTGTGTGGAACCTAGAAATGGAAACATTCGAGTGTTTTTGCCACCAATCCAATCATTAGAAGGTTGGCTCCGGCTCATTTATGCAATCGAACAAACAGCTTTAGAAACAGATATACCGATTGTATTAGAAGGTTATGAAGCTCCTCATGATCCTAGGTTGAATCGTTTTAAAATCACACCGGATCCTGGAGTGATTGAGGTCAATTTTCATCCATCTTCTTCTTTTGGAGAGATTGTAGAAAAAACGCAAGTTCTATATGAAGAAGCCACGCAACTACGATTGACTGCAGAAAAATTTTTGATCGATGGTCGTCATTCCGGCACTGGTGGTGGAAATCATATCACTCTCGGTGGTGCATCTGTTGGTGATAGTCCATTTTTAAGAAAACCTTCGCTTTTACGAAGTTTGGTGGCGTATTGGCAAAATCATCCAGGACTCTCTTATTTGTTTTCTGGAATGTTCATTGGGCCAACTTCTCAATCACCAAGAATTGATGAAGCTAGAAATGATTCCTTACATGAATTAAAAATTGCCTTTCAACAAATCGATTCTAACAGACATACACCGCCTTGGATGTTGGATCGAGTTTTAAGAAACATCTTAATTGATATTACGGGAAATACTCACCGAACAGAAATTTCCATTGATAAACTTTTTGATCCGGGATCACCTACAGGACGTTTGGGGCTTATCGAAATGCGTGCGTTTGAAATGCCTCCTCATTACCAAATGAGTGTCATACAACAAGCATTCATGATGGCGATCATTTGTCGGTTTTGGGAAGATCCATATTATGGAAGTCCGATCAATTGGAATACAGAGTTACATGATCGTTTTATGTTGCCTTACTTTGTGTATCGCGACTTTAAAGAAGTAATCCAAGATTTACAAAATAGTGGATTTGGATTTTTATCAAAAGACTTTGATCCATTTTTTGAATTTCGATTTCCTCAATATGGAATTTGTTATTTGGATGGAATGGAAATTGAATTACGAATGGCTTTGGAACCTTGGAACGTACTTGGTGAAGAAAATACAACGCAAGGAACTTCGAGAGGAGTAGACTCTGCTACAGAACGAGTTCAAGTGAAAATAAAAGGGTTTCATCCAGAAAGATACCGTTTGAGTTGCAACGGATACGAAGTTCCACTGCAAGCCACGTCTGTTCAGAATGAATATGTTGCTGGCGTAAGGTTCAAAGCATGGACACCCGTTTTTACTTTACATCCGCAAATCCCTGCGCAACAATCTTTAGTGTTCGATGTTTACGATACTTGGAATCATAGAGCACTCGGAGGATGTACGTATCATGTGTCCCATCCAGGTGGATTGTCGTACCAAACCATTCCTATCAATGGATATGAAGCCGAATCTAGACGGATTTCGCGTTTTTGGACTCATGGTCACAAGATGGGAAAAAGTTTACCACCGATCCGATTGGAAAATAAAGCCTTCCCATCAACATTGGATCTTAGGATGGTTACATTCAAATAG
- a CDS encoding alpha-E domain-containing protein, translating to MLSRVAESVFWMNRYIERAENYSRFIDVNHQLSLDLHEEVPNQWLPLVHTTGDIELFEKRYSSPSPVNVIRFMTFDEENPNSIFQCLSRARENARTIRENISTSMWEVLNEFYLFVKDYRKVYLESSELHGDTLSMGLSDFLSTVRKSCQSFYGCSDATISHDEVWNFSLLGRFLERADKTTRILDMKYFILLPSVHDVGSTLDLLQWLSLLKSASAHEMYNQKYKRVDPTDIAEFLILNETFPRSIFFCIQEMQEALEKISGIKEGLPRNLAQDATTVYLNRLRSENIKSIFDKGLHEYLDDIQIELNHIGSKIVERFFTN from the coding sequence ATGTTAAGCCGAGTTGCCGAATCAGTTTTTTGGATGAATCGATATATCGAGAGGGCAGAAAATTACTCAAGATTTATTGATGTCAATCACCAGTTATCTTTGGACTTACATGAAGAGGTGCCCAACCAATGGTTACCTCTCGTACATACAACAGGAGATATTGAATTATTTGAGAAAAGGTATTCTAGTCCAAGTCCGGTCAATGTCATAAGGTTTATGACTTTTGATGAAGAGAATCCGAATTCTATTTTTCAATGTCTTTCGAGAGCCCGTGAGAATGCCCGAACTATTCGTGAAAACATTTCCACTTCTATGTGGGAAGTGTTAAACGAGTTTTATCTCTTTGTAAAAGATTATCGTAAAGTTTACTTAGAAAGTTCTGAGTTACACGGAGATACTCTTTCAATGGGTCTCTCCGACTTTCTAAGCACAGTTCGAAAAAGTTGCCAAAGTTTTTATGGATGTTCTGATGCTACCATCTCTCATGATGAGGTTTGGAACTTTTCTTTACTTGGAAGATTTTTAGAACGAGCAGACAAAACCACGAGAATTCTCGATATGAAGTACTTTATTCTACTTCCTTCTGTTCATGATGTGGGTTCTACTTTAGATTTATTACAGTGGTTATCCCTTTTGAAATCGGCCTCTGCACATGAGATGTACAACCAAAAGTACAAACGTGTTGATCCAACGGATATTGCTGAGTTTTTGATTTTGAATGAAACCTTTCCTAGATCCATTTTCTTTTGTATTCAAGAGATGCAAGAGGCTTTGGAAAAAATTTCAGGAATTAAGGAAGGTTTGCCAAGGAACTTAGCGCAAGATGCAACTACAGTTTATTTGAATCGTTTGCGATCAGAAAATATCAAATCCATTTTTGATAAAGGTCTACATGAATACTTAGATGATATTCAGATAGAACTCAATCATATAGGTTCCAAAATTGTGGAACGATTTTTTACAAACTAA
- a CDS encoding circularly permuted type 2 ATP-grasp protein yields MFIADYSAKNIYDEMFSSEGFPRKSYDFVKTKMESLGGIELVKRSTSAERALMSLGITFTLYGDGGEQERIMPFDVIPRIVPSEEWISMEKGLKQRIQALNLFLTDIYGEGKILKDKIIPRELIESSSGYLKQCIGLKPPKDIWIHITGTDLVRDGAGAFHVLEDNLRCPSGVSYVLENREVMKRTFPELFEKLNIRQVYDYPYHLRSMLENLTDVVDPVIAVWTPGVFNSAYYEHSFLAQKMGVYLVEGSDLIVENHKVYMKTTKGLRKVDVIYRRIDDTFMDQSSFRPDSLLGVKGIFEAFKRGNVALANAPGTGVADDKVIYSYVPKIIKYYLGEEPIIPNVPTYLCSEESDLKFVLDNIHNLVVKAANGAGGYGMIIGPKASKQEQEDFKELIKADPRNYIAQPVLNLSTVPTLIADKIESRHVDLRPFILYGKDIYVMPGGLTRVALRKGSLVVNSSQGGGSKDTWVLG; encoded by the coding sequence ATGTTTATCGCAGACTATAGTGCCAAAAATATATATGATGAGATGTTTTCCAGCGAAGGTTTTCCTCGCAAAAGTTATGACTTCGTAAAAACAAAAATGGAGAGTTTGGGTGGGATCGAACTCGTAAAACGTAGTACTTCGGCAGAAAGGGCTCTCATGTCACTTGGGATCACCTTTACTTTGTATGGTGATGGTGGTGAACAAGAAAGGATCATGCCTTTTGATGTTATTCCCCGTATTGTTCCAAGTGAAGAATGGATCAGTATGGAAAAAGGACTCAAACAAAGAATCCAAGCACTTAATTTATTTTTAACAGATATTTATGGAGAAGGAAAAATTCTAAAAGATAAAATCATTCCTCGCGAATTGATTGAGTCAAGTTCCGGATACCTCAAACAATGTATTGGTTTAAAACCTCCTAAAGATATTTGGATTCATATTACAGGAACGGATTTGGTGCGCGATGGTGCTGGTGCCTTTCATGTATTAGAAGATAACTTACGTTGTCCATCTGGTGTATCTTATGTATTGGAAAATCGTGAAGTGATGAAACGAACCTTTCCTGAACTTTTTGAAAAGTTAAACATCCGCCAAGTTTATGACTATCCTTATCACTTAAGATCAATGTTAGAGAATCTAACAGACGTAGTGGATCCGGTGATTGCTGTTTGGACTCCTGGTGTTTTTAACTCTGCTTATTACGAACATAGTTTTTTGGCGCAAAAGATGGGAGTTTATCTTGTCGAAGGATCCGATCTCATCGTTGAAAATCATAAAGTTTATATGAAAACTACCAAAGGACTTCGTAAAGTTGATGTGATTTATCGCAGGATTGATGATACCTTTATGGACCAGTCAAGTTTTAGGCCGGACTCTTTACTTGGTGTGAAAGGAATTTTTGAAGCATTTAAAAGGGGAAATGTTGCCCTTGCCAATGCTCCAGGAACTGGAGTGGCTGATGACAAAGTTATTTACTCTTATGTTCCTAAGATCATTAAATACTACTTAGGCGAAGAACCAATCATTCCGAATGTTCCTACCTACCTTTGTTCTGAAGAGTCGGACTTAAAATTTGTTTTGGATAACATTCACAACCTGGTTGTAAAAGCGGCAAATGGTGCTGGTGGTTATGGAATGATCATCGGCCCGAAAGCAAGTAAACAAGAACAAGAAGATTTTAAGGAACTGATTAAAGCAGATCCAAGAAATTATATTGCTCAACCGGTTTTAAATCTTTCTACAGTTCCTACACTCATTGCAGATAAAATTGAATCAAGACATGTTGATTTAAGGCCGTTCATTTTGTACGGAAAAGATATTTATGTAATGCCGGGTGGGTTAACTCGCGTTGCGCTTCGTAAAGGATCACTTGTGGTCAATTCATCCCAGGGAGGCGGTTCAAAAGACACCTGGGTTCTAGGATAA
- a CDS encoding SDR family NAD(P)-dependent oxidoreductase codes for MKLASKKIVLSSGSSPLGRELLPLLLSEGALVVVGDSNPEEIPNHPNLQKYKIDPSKPDQMERLIESAIETLDKIDVFILNSEQVTYAEDEKEDWNRLKVLFNANTLAPIHTIQRLTNLISVGLHIVLVSSDLSKTPTPGFGLYGSSKSALDYFWDSFRKQIGREFRFSRVIALEPKLSQPKRLAGRVLQSVLRPKKRRYEQISQLANRFLLKFLPFLRFFRTMAYGFRLKQEKKKKISQVDLSPSSEN; via the coding sequence ATGAAACTTGCGTCTAAAAAGATTGTGCTGAGTTCTGGTTCTTCTCCCTTAGGAAGGGAACTTTTGCCACTGCTTCTTTCTGAAGGTGCACTCGTTGTTGTTGGTGATTCGAACCCAGAAGAAATTCCAAACCATCCCAATCTTCAAAAGTATAAAATTGATCCTTCCAAACCAGATCAAATGGAACGATTGATTGAATCGGCCATTGAAACGTTAGATAAAATTGACGTTTTTATTTTAAACTCAGAACAAGTCACTTATGCAGAAGATGAAAAGGAAGATTGGAATAGATTAAAAGTTTTATTCAATGCAAATACTTTAGCACCGATTCACACCATACAACGATTAACGAATTTAATTTCTGTTGGGCTTCATATAGTTTTAGTTAGTTCCGATTTGAGTAAAACTCCAACCCCAGGATTTGGATTGTATGGATCATCCAAATCTGCTTTGGATTATTTTTGGGATTCTTTTCGAAAACAAATTGGAAGGGAGTTCCGATTTTCGAGAGTCATTGCTCTTGAACCAAAACTTTCCCAGCCGAAACGACTGGCTGGCCGGGTTTTACAATCGGTTCTTCGTCCAAAGAAGAGAAGGTATGAACAAATCTCCCAGTTAGCAAATCGGTTTTTACTAAAATTTTTACCTTTTTTACGTTTTTTCCGAACTATGGCTTATGGATTTCGGTTAAAACAGGAAAAAAAGAAGAAAATTTCCCAAGTAGATTTGTCACCATCCTCCGAAAATTAG
- a CDS encoding YqgE/AlgH family protein: protein MTENSDSTRGKLLISNSSVIQDFFHKTVVLMVDHDDDGAFGLVLNKPTDQTMESLIKNLPDTVYSNKQVYSGGPVDNMFVSILHNGTQTEDPGVEIVPGIYMARSFDTMIEVLSSDQIQFRVLQGYAGWSSGQLESEFDRLSWVVSDQVDESIVFREDDSEVVWREALRSKGGIYKYFVDHTKDPSLN, encoded by the coding sequence ATGACAGAAAATTCTGATTCAACTCGCGGAAAGTTACTTATTTCAAATTCCAGTGTGATTCAGGATTTTTTTCATAAAACCGTTGTCCTTATGGTGGACCATGACGACGACGGAGCTTTTGGTCTGGTTTTAAACAAACCCACCGACCAAACAATGGAATCATTAATCAAAAATTTACCGGATACTGTTTATTCCAATAAACAGGTATATTCTGGTGGTCCTGTGGACAATATGTTCGTATCCATTTTGCATAACGGTACTCAGACGGAAGATCCCGGCGTTGAAATTGTTCCGGGAATTTATATGGCACGCAGTTTTGATACAATGATTGAAGTTCTTTCTTCCGATCAGATTCAGTTTCGCGTTCTACAAGGATATGCGGGTTGGTCTTCCGGCCAATTAGAAAGTGAGTTTGACAGGTTATCTTGGGTTGTTTCTGATCAAGTGGATGAATCTATTGTTTTTCGCGAAGATGACTCTGAAGTTGTTTGGCGAGAAGCTCTCCGAAGTAAGGGCGGAATCTACAAATACTTTGTTGACCATACAAAAGATCCATCTCTCAATTGA